The Mercenaria mercenaria strain notata chromosome 6, MADL_Memer_1, whole genome shotgun sequence genome contains the following window.
aataatgttatataataACGCAATGCACAAATTATCCTTCATATTTGCGTTGTTATGCTGTTATGTTTTACCTCACATTCTGTTGTCCCGTGTTAttgattatttattatgttatatgtataattatataatacaaataGTTAAACCAGTAGTAGTGTTTCCTTATGATTAAATACTTTCAAAACAAGGAAAAACTATTATATTTACCTTTTACTACCGGTACTATAATAGTATACTGGGACATTTTGGTACGGTCAAATATCAAAAGATTTTACTAGAAACATAATGGCTTCAGTTTGGTTTGAGTACTGTTCATCATTGAACATACTTATTACACTAAGGTTATTCCTTGGCTACTTCATGTTGTATTCAAATTTCACCATTCCATGTGGTTGGGAAATTAGGCCTGTCTCAGCACAGCAGATTAGATTTTGCATATTGGGTTATGATACTCCtgtatttgaaattataaaatgcAAAGTGTAACATTATTTCTTGGAAAAGTCAAACTGCAAGGAACAAGGTTTATACTCTTGTCTTTGAAAAGTAGTGGATAATTCACAAATTACAGGCAAACATCATAGTTTAGAATATTTCTAAAGCTCTTAATTCTCAGAAATATTACATTATCATGCGGGTAACTTTGCTCTACATGCATAAAATGTCTTGTGCTGGCTCTTGACCTATAGGGTAccatattgtaaaataatgacaGAATGGTTTAGGGAATCCTCAGCAACTACTGATATATAACAGTATGAATAAATCCTGAACATGTGTCGACTATCTTTCTTATCTTTAGGGCACTCTGTGTCACTTTATACTGTAACAAAAAGAACAGACAGGAAAAATATCCGCCAAAAGCTTTAATTACAGGTTATCTAAATTAATAGCATATTTCTGAATTTCAAATGTGTATCAGCACAGATACACACCATAATCCCCATAGCTTCTGTGCTGTGTCCAATGGTTATAATATAAGATGGACATATAAGCGGTAAGAAATTGAATACAATTATAACGATTTTAGTATCACTGATTAATAAAAGATCGTGTAAAATGCCACTTTATATAATGTGTATAATTtaaaagtataacaaaaatatacaaataaattgataaactCGGCATAATTAAACTATTGCATTATCTATATTTGTACAAacttaacacattttttttttatactgttgtcaattatgaaaaatttaaacatCACTTTTTGTTTACAGTACTTTATCAATAAATAATTTGCAGAAGCCAAGACAGGATCATTCACTACATATAGTCTGctacatttatttaatttctacCATGTGAAAATTTAGCAAACACACCTTTTTCAAAGTAATAACAGGCAAAACACCTTAAAGATGATTAAaggttaaaaatatgaaaaaaaaaaaaaacgaaaaaaaaaaaccaaaacaacagaaaatggcATTAGCATAGCAaccaaaaactgaaaatgaaaaaacaacaacaaaaaacagtccTACTGCAAAAATCTACCAGTAATATATAAACGCAagattttaacaagagcaccgccttgcgggtgctgacgctcatctgattttttttgtataatagaaatattgtcctacccacgattttctaagtctaaaaagggccatcactcttgcaaaaagcaggatagagttatgtttcttgatgtacagtgtccacttatgatggtgaaaaactgttgcaagttttaaagcaatagctttgatagtttatgagaaaagttgacttaaacataatattcaaccaagaaaatgatttttctaagtccaaaaggggcaataattattgcaaaaagcaggatggagttatgttgcttgctgtacagggtcagcttatgatggtgaacaagagttgcaagttttaaagcaatagctttgatagtttaagagaaaaagttgacctaaacataaaacttaaccaagaaatctgatattttctaagtccaaaaggggccataaatcttgcaaaaagcaggatggagttatgtttcttgctgtacagggtcagcttatgatggtgaacaagtgttgcaagttttaaaggaatagctttgatagtttaggataaaagctgacctaaacataaaacttaaccaagaaaactgattttctaagtccaaaaggggcaataattcttgcaaaaagcaagatggagttatgtttcttgatgtacatggtctgcttatgatggtgaacaagtattccaagtttcaaagcaaaagctttgatagtttaggagaaaagttgacctaaacataaaacttaaccaagaaatctgatattttctaagtacaaaaggggccataaatcttgcaaaaagcaagatggagttatgtttcttgctatacagggtcagcttatgatggtgaacaagtattccaagtttcaaagcaatagctttgatagtttaggagaaaagctgacctaaacataaaacttaaccaggcaacgccaacgccgacgccgatgccgacaaccgctcaagtgatgacaataactcatcattttttttcaaaaaatcagatgagctaataagagCGAATACACAGCCACGAAtttatcttcattattttcatatccttcgTATCTGCAGTGCTTCTGCAATAATCATTTAATCTTTGTCAACTGAATATTCCAATCATATCAATGTATCCACCATTTCCGTACAAGTAACTATGGCCAATGTGATTATTCTCTTGTATTTTCTTGTTTCTCTACTGAATAATTAGAATGTTTATGCTTTTAAAAACAGAATTGTAAGTAGTTCCTTAATTTATCCATCTCTATTTTAATAGGTGTTTTTATAAATATCACTAAAAAATGACCAGAATTTTACACTACAGTTTGTGTTCGGCTCAACTCGTGTCCGCAAGCGTGACAATTCATTGACCCTTTTTCATTTTCTAATGTACACTGATCACAAATTCTAGACGTATAACCTGCACATGGAGGTGAATCAATTTCCATGTTCGGGTCACGTGATTTTGAACACATTTCACAAACATCTGTGAGTGGGTTGTTAAAATATGTGCAATATGGGCACGCCCATTGTGGATTAACTGTATTTTGGGTCATCAAGTTTTTTGTTTGTACTGGAATATTTTGTTGCGGCATGTTATGGATCGTTCTTGAGCCTGGTCTGACCATACCATCTGCAGTGTTCCTTTTTGTAACTTCGCTAAAACTTCTAGTACCTGAAAGCATAGGCTCGCTTGTAACAACAGGTAAAAACTTAGTTGGATCTACTTTCTCTGTTTGTACTAGCGGAGCCGACGTTCGCTTTTGGTATTTTTGAATGTTGTCCATATTTCCAGCAAGACCACTGTTTGCATTTGTATATCCATAAGTTTGTCTTGCTTGATGTGATTGGGTATTGTATGGGTTGTATGCATTTTGAATTTGTTCTACTGGAACCTGTTGACGTCTCAGAATTGGTTCTGTTTTTGAGTACCTGTTAGCGTCTGGAGCTGGATAATGAACACCTGAACCTTTTGTAAGAATAGTGTCTGTGACTTGTCTGTTGCCCCTGGTACGCATAGATTGAGAACTGCTGTCTATAGTTGGTGGAAAAAATGCTTCTGAACCGGTACCGGTAGCGTAATCTGAATCCTTAGACACACTGTACAAAGGATTGTTACCTAATTCATGTTGGTGCGCTATCTTCTTCAACTGTCTTGAAACGTCAGAATTAACATAACCTGGATCCGGGTTTTCTACCAACACTTTAACATATTTACCTTGTTTAGACGAGTGCGGCTTTATCTCAGGCTCATTTTCAAGAATATCCTTTCTCGGgccttcaaaatatttttttccataattCTTTTCTAATCCTTCACGAACAAAAGACCACTCCTGGGACGCTTTTAAACCAGGTGTTGAAATTTCACTCACTGCCGGCGACACGTTTTTGCCTTCAACCAGCTGTAAACTAGCTAGTATTTGCTCATCTAGATTTATTGGggtatattcattttcttttacacCCTCATCAATAAAAGGTATATCTTCGAAATCACTCAATTTTTTTGCCTTCTGCATATAATTTTCAAGCTTATTTCGAAACGGATCGGTCAAGGATTGACCCGACAATATACTCCTTTTTTCATCCGCCTCCTGAATAATTCGACTATCAACCACATTCTCTGAAATTCCTTTTATCACAGACTTTCCATATTTTAATTCTATAAGAGCAACAACATC
Protein-coding sequences here:
- the LOC123548422 gene encoding uncharacterized protein LOC123548422; protein product: MADLKRAAHELYLKCLGTQSDITAADGYDLEQKVVELRNEMRMLILQFLCNCMPQERFKFQEFPNIILQSSSMEFFEPIKASEAFTNLESYIILLCIMPWKQEFHQIKKYGGFYQTKIESHLKNADSIFKLIGFNETSAGLLVLSHSTKLEFLQYVAFECFVASTECHITENVWRRVFDRGLTITGVVQIRQQNRGTEDDVVALIELKYGKSVIKGISENVVDSRIIQEADEKRSILSGQSLTDPFRNKLENYMQKAKKLSDFEDIPFIDEGVKENEYTPINLDEQILASLQLVEGKNVSPAVSEISTPGLKASQEWSFVREGLEKNYGKKYFEGPRKDILENEPEIKPHSSKQGKYVKVLVENPDPGYVNSDVSRQLKKIAHQHELGNNPLYSVSKDSDYATGTGSEAFFPPTIDSSSQSMRTRGNRQVTDTILTKGSGVHYPAPDANRYSKTEPILRRQQVPVEQIQNAYNPYNTQSHQARQTYGYTNANSGLAGNMDNIQKYQKRTSAPLVQTEKVDPTKFLPVVTSEPMLSGTRSFSEVTKRNTADGMVRPGSRTIHNMPQQNIPVQTKNLMTQNTVNPQWACPYCTYFNNPLTDVCEMCSKSRDPNMEIDSPPCAGYTSRICDQCTLENEKGSMNCHACGHELSRTQTVV